The Prochlorococcus marinus CUG1417 genome includes the window ACGACATTATTTGGCTTAATGTTTATTATTGAGCCTGGCTTACCAGGGACAGAACCCTTCACCACAAGCAAATTTTTCTGATCATCAATTTTTAGAACTAACAAACCTTTAGTAGTAATCTGTTTTCCTCCATATCTTCCTGCCATTCTTTTGCCAGGATAAATTCTGCCTGGAGTTGTTCCTGCACCTGTAGATCCAGGTGCTCTATGATTTTTCGAACCATGACTCATAGGACCTCTGCTAAAACCATGTCTTTTCTGGTAACCAGCAAAACCTCTACCCATAGATTTGCCACTGATATCGACTTTTTGACCAACCTCAAAGTTTTTTACAGTTATTTGATTTCCGATTTCATAAGATGAAGTTTCTTCAACCCTATATTCTTTCAAATGCTTTAAAAGTTCTTCACCTGATTTCAACAAATGTCCCTTTTCAGGCTTACTTATATGCTTATCTTTGGACAAGCCGTAACCTATTTGAACGGCAGTATAACCATCCAAAGCGGTTGTTTTCAATTGAGTGATACGGCAAGGACCAGCCTCAATAAGAGTAACTGGTACCGAATTACCTTTATCGTCGAAAAGTTGGGACATGCCCAATTTCTTTCCTAAAATTCCTATAGACATAAGGCTAAATTAGGCTAGCTCGTAATGATTTTTAAATTATCTAAAACCTTCAGTTATTAAGGTGAAGTTAATAAAAAAACAATTAATTAGGTTGAGACTTATCTGAAAATCTAGATAGTTTCTCCTGGGATAAACCCACCTGTGTTTTTTAACGAAACGCTAAAAAATGTGAAATTTACAGAGGCTCGGCTAGCTTGCGAGCTTAAAAATTCACTGAGTTACAATTGTACATCATCAAGTACCATAAAATAAAATAAAATATAAATAAAGGAATTTTTTATGCCATTACTTCTCACAGGGAAAAAGTTTCATAACGATTTAAAAACTAACAAATGTCTTGCAATCTTTGCTCCTCTGGAAGGTGGTTATGAAACTCGTCTTTTGAGAAGAATGAGGGCCAAGGGCTTTAAAACTTTTATAACCTCAGCAAGAGGGCTTGGAGATCCAGAAGTATTCTTACTCAAATTGCATGGCGTTAGACCACCGCACCTTGGTCATCAAAGCGTAGGAAGAAATGGAGCACTCGGGGAAGTTCAACAAGTTATCCCACAAGCTTCTGAGTTATTTAATGAAAATGATAAAAACAAATTACTTTGGTTATTAGAAGGTCAAGTATTATCTCAATCTGAATTAGAGAGCTTAGTAGAGATTTGCACTAACGATAATAAACTAACGATAGTTGTTGAAATGGGGGGTTCAAGAAAACTTGAATGGAAGCCGTTAAGTAATTATATTTTAGATGAATTTGAAAGTTAAATTGTTTGATTACAACTCAGAATAAAAAAGATAAATGGATTAAATTAATTTGTGGTGCCAGTAATGAAGATATTATTGCCATAGAAGATTTATGTGCAATTTATACTGCTGCTGGTGTCGACTACATAGATGTTGCCGCAGAAGAATCTATAGTCCACGCAGCAAAAAAAGGAATCGAGTGGGCAAAAAAAGTCTTTAAAAACTCCCCTGGATTAATGATAAGTATTAGTGATGGAAATGATATCCACTTTCGTAAAGCAAAATTTGATCCAATGAAATGTCCCCCTAATTGTCCAAGACCGTGCGAAAAAGTATGCCCCACCTTTGCAATTGATAATTATGGGATCAAAAAGAGTAAATGTTATGGATGTGGAAGATGCTTGAATAGCTGCCCCTTAAATCTAATTAGTGAATATGAATATAATTTGTCAAAAGATGATTTGGGATCAACACTTCAGAAAATAAAGCCAAATGCAGTAGAAATTCATACAGAAATAAATCGCCTAGATTCTTTTGCAAAAGTTGTCAGTATCCTTCAAAGTTCTGGAATGAAATTAGACAAGATATCTATCAGTTGTGGATTAAATCAATCTTTTAAAAAATCACAAGAGCCCGAAGATCTTTTGAAAGCTCTTTGGGAAAGATATGAAATTCTAAAAAAACTTGATATTCCCCTTATTTGGCAGCTAGATGGAAGGCCAATGTCTGGAGATCTTGCTCCTTCAACAAGTAGAGATGCTGTTAAGTTGTTTGAAAAAATCGGTTCAGATCTTCCACCTGGATTAATTCAATTGGCAGGAGGAACAAATGAAAAAACTCATGAATTTTTGAATTCAAACAATCTCCCAGACGGAATAGCATTTGGAAGTGCTGCAAGAAAAATCATGCAGCCCTTTATTGAATTTGCTCACAGAAATAACAAAAAACTCTATGAGTACCCTGAAAGAATGGCTTTAGCGATCAAAAAAGCTCAGAAATTTCTAGAACCATGGAAATCGAGCTCATTCAAATAATATTTTTATTTTTCAAAACTTGCTTCATTTTTATGAAAACTTTGTATTTTTTAAATAGAAAAAAATCTTTTCATGTATTAAAATAAAAATTCAATGGGCCGTCGCCAAGTGGTAAGGCATCGGGTTTTGGTCTCGACATTCCTAGGTTCGAATCCTAGCGGCCCAGTTCTAGTATTTAATTGGTGTCTTCTCAAAAAATATTTCTATTTGATTTCGATGGAGTAATAGTCGATGGAATGCAAGAATACTGGCTTAGTTCCTTACTAGCCTGTGAAAGATATTTAAATTCACCCTACATCTCTTTTGATCAAAAACTTTATAAAAAAGTACCAAATTCTTTCAAAGAAATTAGGCCTTGGGTTAAATATGGTTGGGAAATGATTCTAATTGTTCACGAAATTATAAAAACAGAAAATCCATTAAAAAATGATAATAAAGATGATTTCATTAATAATTATCATCAAAATTGCCAGAGGATATTAAATGAAAATTCGTGGATTGCCGAAGATTTACAAAAAATGTTAGATAAGTCTCGCAAGTACCAAATTGATAAAGATTTTAAATCGTGGGTAAATTTACATAATCCTTTTTTTGAAATTATAAATTTTATGAAAGAATTAAAGAAAAGGGAAATAAAAACTGGAGTTATAACAACTAAAGGTAAAATATTTGCAGAAAAAATTCTCAAACAATTAAATATTTTTCCAGAATTTATTTTTGGTTATGAATCCGGAACAAAAATTAAAATAGCTGAAAAGCTTACACAAAATTATGAAATTTTAGGCTTTATAGAAGATAGAAAAAAAACTCTCATAGATATTAAACAAAATCCCGAAACTTCTCACATTCCATGCTTCCTAGCTGATTGGGGATATTTGAAAGAGTCAGATAGATATACTTTAAGTAATGAAATCAAATTATTAAAATTAGGCAACCTTGAGGAATTAGTTGCAATTTAAAGATAATCAGCTAGAGTACAGATGTACTATAGTTTGTATTTATGAAGTTTGGTTTAAATAAAAATTTCCAAATTTAGAATAATTACAAGAACTCTAACCGATAAATCAAACAATGAGCCTTGAAGACAAAAAAAACGCTGAATCAAAAGAAAAAGACAAGGCTTTGAGTCTTGTCCTAGGCCAAATAGAAAGAAATTTTGGACGAGGATCAATAATGAGACTTGGTGACGCCTCGAGAATGAAAGTAGAAACAATATCTACTGGAGCGCTCACCTTAGATCTAGCATTAGGAGGAGGCTATCCAAAAGGAAGAGTAGTAGAAGTTTATGGCCCAGAAAGTTCAGGAAAAACTACATTAACTCTTCACGCGATTGCAGAAGTCCAAAAGAATGGAGGAGTAGCTGCATTTGTAGATGCTGAGCATGCGCTCGATCCAGTTTATGCAGCCTCTTTAGGAGTTGATGTTGAAAATTTGTTAGTTTCACAACCAGATACTGGTGAAATGGCTCTGGAGATAGTTGACCAACTTATAAGATCAAGTGCAGTAGATCTTGTTGTTGTTGACTCAGTCGCAGCACTAACCCCAAGGGCAGAGATAGAAGGAGAAATGGGAGATCACGTAATTGGAAGCCAAGCAAGACTAATGAGCCAAGCAATGAGAAAAATAACAGGCAATATTGGCAAATCTGGATGTACGGTAATATTCCTGAATCAATTACGCCTAAAAATTGGCGTTACATACGGCAATCCAGAAACAACCACAGGAGGTAATGCATTAAAATTTTATGCCTCAGTGAGACTTGATATCAGAAGAATTCAAACTCTTAAAAGAGGTACTGAAGAATATGGTATAAGAGCAAAAGTGAAAGTAGCAAAAAACAAAGTTGCACCACCATTTAGAATTGCAGAGTTTGATATTCTCTTCGGAAAAGGTATTAGTACAACAGGATGTTTATTAGATTTAGCAGAAGAGACTAATATCATAATAAGAAGAGGTGCTTGGTACAGTTATGAAGGAGAAAATATTGGACAAGGAAGAGATAATACAATTATTTGGCTTGATCAAAACTTAGAAATTAGGAATAAAGTAGAATCTATGGTTAAAGAAAAATTAACAGAAGGAACAGAAGTTAGTTCAAATTCAATGAAAGCATTAAATAGCAGTCCTGCTAATACAATCGCTGTTAATGATATAAAAACAGTAGCTTAGATTTATAAAGAATCAGCTAAAGTCCACCACCCAGCGGCAGGGCCTATAAATCTCACTACAATCCATAAGATTACTAACCCTCCGATTCCAACCCAACTGGCTTTAATACTTAATTTAATTAGGTTATCTTTTTGATTGATTGTAAAAGGTAGCCATTCAAATAATCTTGGAGACTCATCAATTTTAGCTTTAGTATCATTTTTTTTTGGAGGTAAACCAAGTGTTTTACGTCTTTTTGCTTCTCCCATATTTCTTTAGTTATTTACAAAATCATAACCTAATCAA containing:
- a CDS encoding DUF2839 domain-containing protein; amino-acid sequence: MGEAKRRKTLGLPPKKNDTKAKIDESPRLFEWLPFTINQKDNLIKLSIKASWVGIGGLVILWIVVRFIGPAAGWWTLADSL
- a CDS encoding LdpA C-terminal domain-containing domain; this translates as MITTQNKKDKWIKLICGASNEDIIAIEDLCAIYTAAGVDYIDVAAEESIVHAAKKGIEWAKKVFKNSPGLMISISDGNDIHFRKAKFDPMKCPPNCPRPCEKVCPTFAIDNYGIKKSKCYGCGRCLNSCPLNLISEYEYNLSKDDLGSTLQKIKPNAVEIHTEINRLDSFAKVVSILQSSGMKLDKISISCGLNQSFKKSQEPEDLLKALWERYEILKKLDIPLIWQLDGRPMSGDLAPSTSRDAVKLFEKIGSDLPPGLIQLAGGTNEKTHEFLNSNNLPDGIAFGSAARKIMQPFIEFAHRNNKKLYEYPERMALAIKKAQKFLEPWKSSSFK
- the ndhN gene encoding NAD(P)H-quinone oxidoreductase subunit N; translation: MPLLLTGKKFHNDLKTNKCLAIFAPLEGGYETRLLRRMRAKGFKTFITSARGLGDPEVFLLKLHGVRPPHLGHQSVGRNGALGEVQQVIPQASELFNENDKNKLLWLLEGQVLSQSELESLVEICTNDNKLTIVVEMGGSRKLEWKPLSNYILDEFES
- the recA gene encoding recombinase RecA, translated to MSLEDKKNAESKEKDKALSLVLGQIERNFGRGSIMRLGDASRMKVETISTGALTLDLALGGGYPKGRVVEVYGPESSGKTTLTLHAIAEVQKNGGVAAFVDAEHALDPVYAASLGVDVENLLVSQPDTGEMALEIVDQLIRSSAVDLVVVDSVAALTPRAEIEGEMGDHVIGSQARLMSQAMRKITGNIGKSGCTVIFLNQLRLKIGVTYGNPETTTGGNALKFYASVRLDIRRIQTLKRGTEEYGIRAKVKVAKNKVAPPFRIAEFDILFGKGISTTGCLLDLAEETNIIIRRGAWYSYEGENIGQGRDNTIIWLDQNLEIRNKVESMVKEKLTEGTEVSSNSMKALNSSPANTIAVNDIKTVA
- the rplC gene encoding 50S ribosomal protein L3, producing MSIGILGKKLGMSQLFDDKGNSVPVTLIEAGPCRITQLKTTALDGYTAVQIGYGLSKDKHISKPEKGHLLKSGEELLKHLKEYRVEETSSYEIGNQITVKNFEVGQKVDISGKSMGRGFAGYQKRHGFSRGPMSHGSKNHRAPGSTGAGTTPGRIYPGKRMAGRYGGKQITTKGLLVLKIDDQKNLLVVKGSVPGKPGSIINIKPNNVVGKKGGEKS
- a CDS encoding HAD family hydrolase codes for the protein MSSQKIFLFDFDGVIVDGMQEYWLSSLLACERYLNSPYISFDQKLYKKVPNSFKEIRPWVKYGWEMILIVHEIIKTENPLKNDNKDDFINNYHQNCQRILNENSWIAEDLQKMLDKSRKYQIDKDFKSWVNLHNPFFEIINFMKELKKREIKTGVITTKGKIFAEKILKQLNIFPEFIFGYESGTKIKIAEKLTQNYEILGFIEDRKKTLIDIKQNPETSHIPCFLADWGYLKESDRYTLSNEIKLLKLGNLEELVAI